Sequence from the Primulina huaijiensis isolate GDHJ02 chromosome 16, ASM1229523v2, whole genome shotgun sequence genome:
taccgatattcacaataaaaagtaatactcttagcataaaaaataatattttttcatgtatgacccaaataagagatccgtctcataaaatacggtccgtgagaccgtctctcaCAAGTTTTTGCAATTAATATATCTTCATTCCTGACATTAACGATTTAATGTTTAGTAATCTATGAGTTTGGACTAAATTAACCCTACGTTAAAAAACTATTAAcctaaactctatatgtatagGCCAAAAAAGGGGGAAATAAAAGTAAACTTCTCCTCTCCCAACCTACTGTAAGTGGAGTACATATTTGCTTCCAGCCAAACCAAAACTCTATTCACTCCATCATTCAAGTTCTAGGTTTGGCTTACCTATCATGTTCATTTGCAGGAAAATGCcatttgatttatatgtttagaaagttttttatttcctttttcctttccaATTTACATTTTCGTTGTTCATGAATTTCTACATAGAAACAAGATAAAATATTGTAATGCTCCGGATTCGACGACTGTTACCACTATACCAAGAAGAGtatttccagcgtgcttatgtgctcactcacacgcaccctatgAAACTTCCCAAGATGTCACCCATCTCAAAATTGCTCCAAGTCAAGTACGtttaactttgaagttcttatgtgatgagctactgaAAAGAAGATTCACTTTCTTGATATGAgaagtacatatcaaatcttttaagccatcttcaactgcacagtcctatacctgaacagtttcggaatccctctccttccggtgtaagatcggttcattcatgttccctccgcctagaagcctgacAGGAGCTGCTTATTGcccgtgcaacctcatgacaCCGACGATCACTCCTCGCCCTCTCCGGCTCCGGGCCTCACAAATATATTAGGTCATAAGAAAGTGAACATAAagtatatgaaatattaaacatttcaaatttgtaattaaattatgtaaGCGCTCAGAACCACATACACAAATCGCTAGTATAGATTATATTCTcaatataaatattcaaattaatcTTATTTGAAAGAGTGAATGGACGATAAAAATAGgttatatatgatatgataaatttaattttattattaattttgtatatAGATTCTATTTTACAATTAGTTTGCCTATAAATATGTGTgtatttaaattcaaaactgcataaaaattgtacataatatgatttatgttttttttgggGAATCAAGATATATTCTTTTATTAgtcaaaagaaaatttaaaattgtataaaaagGGCAGTATTGtccattaattaaaaattaaaattgaaagaaaatagAAATACGTAATTTTCCAAATCCTGACGTAATGTGAATTTCTCACGCTCGAGGGGAAAGGAGGAAGATTTTGCTAGAACGCGAGTAAATTGAAAACGTAGGGAGTCAATTACTCCCAATCAGATCGAAACATGTCCTAAATTTCATTCAATCTTACGAATTTGTTTGATTGTTTATGGTGAAACCGCTATTTTCCCACCGCATTTAATTGTTATATCAATTGAAAATTTGTGGACTGATCTAATTATTGCCGGGGAAATGGGGTTTTCTGCAATTGGATGTCTTTGAGGTTCGAAAGTTGCGGTGTAGATTTTTGCATGGCTTCCCCGCAAGTTTTGAAAAAGCAAGAGCAATTGGCAGCTGGAAGGAGAAAGGTCTTTTATTTTTCGGTTCTCAATTTCCATTCTTTAATTTAATTGGTTTTGCTTGAGATTCTGTTtagttttgtttatatatatccGCCTAAATGGGGGATTGTTTTTTCATTTGGATCATGATTCATTGGATATTTCATAACAAGTGAATgtaattctttatatatttGCCTGTGCGCATAGAGCAGATTGGAGTATCTGCTGATTAGTTTTTGAATTCTTTCTTATTTTGTTGTTGAATTTGTATTTCTTAATCTAACTTCTATGCGCCATGctggtttggtttaattcgagaatGTGAATTTTATTGAACTTCAAATTTCAGAGGAAGCTGTTTTATTCGTGTTTTGTATCtgaccaattttattttttttttcaccatCTAATTATTGATTTGTCAGGCTTCTTAGTTGGTACTCTGTTAAGTTTGTTTTCCAGTAGCTGAGATGCTTCCCTTTTAATTATCTGGTTATTCTGTGTTTTTATTAGTAATAAGTTGGTTTTAAATTCATTACTTGATCTGCAGCTAGAGGAGTTTCGCCGAAAGAAGGCCTTGGAGAAGGCTAAAAAAGCTACATCTACCAGTCTTCTTGATCCTTCCGATGATGTCTCACATGAGAAGCAACCATCTGAATCTGAGCGGTTATATATGGATGATGATAGTGTGCTTACATATGACACATTTTCTGTAGGTGGTTTGAAAGCTTCAGGTGTTGTTGAGAATAATGAGACAAATGAAACTGGTATTGCTTTGCAAAATGAATTTGGTTCTTCAGGCAACAAGATTGCTAGCAGTTCCCTTGTGAATAAGACTGGTGTATATTCATCCGATCTAGAACATTCATTCTGTCATGATAAACAGTACAAGAATGCTTCTGCTTCTTTGAGCTCCTTGGAACCTAGAAGTTCGGGATATAAATCATTGGATAGAGATGAAAAGGATGGATCATCATCTCTAACTACATCTAGTATCGGAAATGATAGCTTTTTGGCTCATTCTGTATCATCCGTGCAGGAAGCTTCAAGTCACTTTAATGACCATGGTTTAGATGGTTACCCGTTAAACATCAGTGATGACCTTGGGAAGGATCTTTTGCTTGGGAACTCAAGCTCGTCTACCCTTTTTGCTAAAAGGTTTTCATCTGAGAATTCTGTCAGCACACTGTTGGAAGACAGTGTGGGTACTAGGGACTATCAGGGTAACACATCAACATTTTCTCCACACCAAGGTAATATTTAATTGAATGAAATATGTTACTCTTTTAGTATCTCTCTTCCTATACCCTGatttattttagaaatttcTTATGATTTTGTTATGTTCTATGCTTGGGCTTCCTATTGGGTTACAGAATCTGTTCATTCTGCTACAAGTATTGGACAAAGGCTCTCTGTGTTTCCTGATACCGGGGAAAACAGAATTAGAGGCTCTGTTGTTCATACAGGCAGCATGGACCATTCATCTTCATGGATACGCGACCATATAAATGATGAATTTGATTCTGATGCTCGAAGATCATCCAATAATGCACTACCACCTCCATCTGTAGCTGGCAAGAGATCCCGACCATCATTTCTTGATTCTATTCACATCTCAAAAGGTCCATCATCACCCCCTCCCCACTTCGGGgaatcaaaatttgatttttccagTTCGAAGGTTTTTCAGAAATCTGCTACCTCATTCATTGATTCTGGTAAAGCGGTCGAATCTCCCAATCATTTTGTGGAAGCTAAAAATGACTTCTTTTTGAAGACACCGAATGAAGACTTTTCTACTTTGGAACAGGTTTCTTGACTGTATTTTTTTCTGTTTCCAATAGTTGTGAAATCTATTATGAAAGTTATATTTCTTGATTCACTTGTATTTTGGTTACATGTGCTTTGTTTAGCTCCTGTTGTTGATTCGTTTGCCTCATCAtagagttttggaaaattgcaatttttctGTTCGAAATTTAATGCTGTTGATTTTTCGTATACTCAACAGTTCTCTTGGAATATTACCAAACGCCATGACGATAATCTGGCAGTTTATTATGACTTCCTCTATTTATAGTGGATATTCTGAATTTTACTGTTCGAAGACGCTGAATGTGGCATAGTTCTGTTGTTACTTAGGAAACGCTAAAAAGAGTGATATAGATGATAGTTTGGTGAATGCTGTACAATAATTTGATTCATTCTTGGAATGGGAGGGAATATGAGccaataaattttctttttcttcagcAAACTGACGACAGAAGCTTGCTGCATGTGGATTTTCAGTAGTTAGCGGCTCTCCAAATTTAGAATTTGATGAGCATACTTTACATCTAAAGCAGATCCACACGTTCCACAACTGTTAGTGATATCATGTAATTATTGATCCAATAAATATGACCTATAATATGGGTTGTAGGATGTCATACAATTGCCTCTAGATGTGATCTATATCTGTATGATACTAACTGTTGACTGAAACACTTTCCCTACTTCTGCATTAACTCACTAGACATGCATTTTCAAAGAGAAATCATGACATCTCATGTGGGCCCTGAGTGACTTGTAATATCATCCTTATTTTATAGTTAAGTGGCGAAAATGTGTATAATCCTTGACTTTTGCAaaaataatgcaaatattaTCAGTACGATCTCGAATGAAAGACAAGTATAATTTCACTGTCTTGCTAAGATAATATTTCAATTCCATAATTCTCTTTCGATTCGGAGTCTTGAAATCCTGTAACTGGAATTTACAATAAGCAGAAAGAAAATAGATGTTAAGTTTTTGGGGACAAGAGGGAATAAACTGAGCTTATATAATTATAACAAGTTGATCACGTAATTCTCAGTTTTTGTGTCAGATTAAGGCTGacattttatcttattttattattcattaTCCGAAAGGTCTTGAAATAACGGTAAACACTAGAGACTTTCACTGTAAGTCATAtcaataaaaacccaaatgtATAAAATATTATGGATTTTATTCTCACTCAAAAGAATTCAAGATAAACTTGGGAGGCTTTGATACAACATGTGGGCTCCGACTTATAATATcatcattattttatatttatagtaGCGAAAGCGTGTACAATCCTTGACCTTACAAGATAACCAATACTATTAGTACGATATCGAATCAAATATAAACGTAATTTCAAGGTCTTGCTAAGTCAAAATTTCAATAACCATAATTCTCTTTCTCTATTCGGAGTCCTGAAATCCTGTATCTGAAATTCATAATAAATGGGAAGAAAATAGATGTTAATTTTTTGGGGACTTAGTGAGGGAATAAATTGAGCTTATATATTTATACAAGTTAAACAATAATTTATTAGTATAATAATTCAATATTTCAATATGAGATTACATATATCAATAGCAACGTATCGTTACGAAAATATAAGGGAAATGCAGTGACTGTTCATGACTCTGAAATGAATATGGTGTTCTAAAGAGGTGGCTCCACCAACATTCGGTGTAACGTTTTTCCCAACGTACTCAACTAAAACCGTACAATCAGCGTTCTAAAATGCGCCTAGGCGGTGACCTACCGCACCGATAAGATGCTAGGCGGTCAGCCTAGGCGCTTGGGCGCTCCTGGGCGGGTCTAGGCAGGCCTGGGCGCTCCTGGGCGGACCTGGGCTGGTCTAGGCGGGCCTGGACACCCTTAAATAAGCCTTATTTGTTTCGAAAAAATTGTTTGgggttttcatattttaaagtctaattaaaaattaaaagttgaaaaGAGGCTGTCCTAAATCTAACGCAGCACCAAAGAAATCGAGAAGCCTTATGGGAAATATTTACATCTCCCGTTTTGTGGAGCAGCAGCGATGTCTTTCTTCTACCTCTTTTTTGTTTCGGGTTCTTGCATTTCTTGATATATCTGCCTATGCTACCTCAATCAAGTACATGAaacaaatttaaagaattttcaTCACTGATTCTGGTACCATTTTATTAAGCAACTTCCTCTGGTTTTATTGTTATCTCAATCTCCTTGGAAGAAATCTGAattctttcttattttattgAGATGACACAATAGATTATGAAGGGAATATTTTGAAcgcattttaaattttgatattattgtGTTGAAGTTCtaatatgttatttattatattgaCACCGTAGAATCCGATTAGCGGCGCCTAGTCCCCGTCTAGGCGGCCTAGCCGCTAGGCGCTGGTCTAGCGCCCGACTAGCGCCTATCGAATTTTAGAACCTTGCGTACAATTAATCATTTACGAGCCTAAGTGAACTCAAATTTTTGGACCGAAGTCACGTTGTCCAGATGAACCATATACCAGTGTTTAAACCCGTTAATTGGACTTACTTTCCTGGCCGAAGTCGTGTTGTCCAGTGGACTAGCAACCCGGTACATAGACCGTTGTCCAGGGCTCTGGTCATTCATTCATTCAATCATGCAGTCAATAGCCGATCGGTAATCAGCCAGGAACTAATAATTCATTCCAGAAATTCAAGTATGCATAACAATATGATCAATAAAATGTAAATGCACAATATTATgcaatatatatgaataaatcgTTAGTTTATGAAACTTCATCGTAAATTCCAGGCCGAATGCCAAAAGAccataattgaaataaaaaaattgtactgAACTCACAGTAGAAACCTTACCTCAGTTGATGAACCCAAGCCAAGATAATTTCCTATAATTACCGTTTGCGCAATTTTACACTGTTAAGATTGGTGGTGGGTGATGaaacctttaaaaatcatttttgcaCAAAACTTGTACCGGgtagtttttgttttaaactttaaaaatttataacaattaaaatacATGTCCATAGTTGTCAATCGTGTGTAGTGCCCTGTAGCGTAAAGGTTGCTCGTGGCTATAGCGAATAGCGTAGCGAGAGATATTTGAAAGTAAAGTGTCACaagcatataaatatataatatatagcaGATAGTAACATCAATAGTTTATGCTTAAATAACAAATCTATATGTTCAAAGCATATAAAGCCGCAATTCTAAAACTAGAAAAACATAATCTAAAATTCATCTTCATCACCTTCTTCAAGATCGAGACCATCTTcttcatttgaaattgtataacGCCCGACATCATTCTGTTCTTCACTTTCTTTATCAAAGtcgaattcatcctcttcatctACAAGATTAAGTGTAGTAGATGTTCCTGTTGGCAGTGTTGAATTGAAATAGAATTGGGCCTAAAAATTGTGCAAAATAAGCCAACAAAATAGAATTTGGCTACTGCGACGATGATCGGCCGACACATTTGTAAACTAGGAAACATTTTGAACAACTTTTATGTTatgattgaaataaaattagttcaaGAAAATGAGGAAAACAAGTTGTAAGTAGCTACCTTAAAACTAGTTTTCTGGAAACTTTTCAAAAACTCTTCTTAACGAACTCTAATTTTCTGGAAAGATTTGGATCGTAATCTTGTTACACCTCCAGCACATGATGTCTTTTGGGTAAGAAAGAGTTGCCCAAAAATTTTTAGATTTTGGACGGGGATTGatatttttctcttcttttctctATTTCCCCCATTTTTGTGCTTCATCTCCAATCCATTATTTTTCTCTCTAAAcccaataaattttattaacttatctAATGAAATGCTTGGAACGGGACCTATTTATAGCAAGGGAGTGAAGTGGGGGGTAGTGTTGATATATAGACACTTGGCTTTGGCTTGAAAACCAAGTGCCAAGACTATACTTGCATATGTATATTAAAACAAAGAAGacttaatattttaatctttaaGTTTTATTTAATNNNNNNNNNNNNNNNNNNNNNNNTATATATTGcttttatttatcttatattattttagaagcatattttatatgtttatactGTCCGatataaatttatcaaattttactTGTAGGATGATAAAATTcatttcatataattaaatattattattatttagccGAGTTATTGAAAATAATACTAGTAGAATTAAATTCTAAGCACCTAACAATTTTTAGGGTGTTACATGTCATAGCGTAAGAGTCAGCATATGAAAGATCCCGTTCACACTTTAAGATGCAATATGCTTATCACATGATAAGATGCAAAATTGGAAAGAGCATTAATGGATTCTCGATTTAACATCCTTAACACATTATTGCTGGATAGCACCTTCTTAATATTACACCAGCAAAATTTTATGCATCTTTACTTGCATCTTTAAATCCATTATATGAAATGTATAGTTTGCAATGACTAGCGGAAATTTTAAGGGTAATAACAGTTAAAGGACTATATTTTGAGTGAAATgcattttgtaatttatttgtCGTGCAAAATAGTGTGCTACATTGATTTACTGGGAATAATAAATTTTTCGATGTCTTGGGGAGATCCTTTTGACAGGGAAGTGCTTCCGAGGCTTTGTGTAAGTGAAAATacattgattattatttttcattcataTGATTTTATTCCTCGCAGCATATTGAAGATCTAACGCAAGAAAAATTCTCGTTGCAACGTGGTCTTGAAGCTTCACGTGCTTTAGCAGAGTCTCTGGCTTCTGAAAATTCAGCTTTGACTGATAGCTATAATCAGCAGGTTTGGATTTTCCATGTTAATTTATGTAGTGCATTTGTCTGCTAGTTGGCCTTGCATGTGTAATTACTGTTTTATATGATAGGATATGATTATTAGAATATGGGTAGGAAGAGTAGAATTATGCATTACTGGTGGCCCTTATCTGGTTATTCTACCTTTTCTAAGTGATATTGATTCAGTCATTTGATTTACTCTCTCATATCTTATTTGCCtgcatcaattttttttgtgtcCTCCAAAATTCCAAGTTCTTAAGTTTTTTAGATTTTACGGACACCTTTACCTAGTTAAAGGGTATGGAAATGTTTTCACTGATATGTCAACATAACTCCCTTCACAAAGactgttaatttttaaaataaaaagtacgTTGTAATTTGATGAATCATCAATATACACTCCAAAATCCTGTCCTAACCTAGATGAGAAAAATGCAAAACTGAGTAATAGTGTAATACTTCTTTGTCCATATGAGGTTGTATGATGTGAAGTGGCATTAATGTGGAAGTTATCTTACAGttgtaaatataacacatttTAATCCGTTTGGTTTGTAATTTGATGATAACTTGATCAAATTTCTTATTTGATTTTCGGGATATTATAAAGAGCTTACTAATTATCTGGATGAAACTTATAGATACTATGTATTTTTGCTGTTAGAATATTATGTTTCATCTTCGTACATGGTGTGTGGCTTATGAATGTCGTTTAGGGTAAAAAATAATcctaaaatttaatcaatctaaCCAAAAGTCAGAAGGTAATTGTTGCTGAGTCAACCTAGAAAAGGTTTTAGGTTACAGAGTCTATTGAGCTTGGAGTTATTACCCACCTAAGTTACCTGTCTTTCGCTATCATGACCCTTGTTTTCAGTTTCTCATTCGCCTCGTACCTTTGGATCACTTCTTTTTTTAGTCACATACTGTGCGACCTCCGATGGCAGTCCATGCCGTACGGGTGTGTAGCATGAACACTCAGATTTATAGTATCTAAGAGTAACACGACCTTGTAGCATGAAGTGTCTGTCTGTGGTGAAAGAGTGGCCAATTTTCATGACCGGGCTGCATAGACGGCAATCATTTTGTTTTAAGCTTATTTatgctaaatttattattaatttcacAGTGAATAATGTATGGGGTACTCTCGTAGGGTTTGTGCTTGAAAGGCATGAATTGATGTGAGTCTGTGAAACACATAAAGATAGAGAGACTTATTAAAGGAATTGAAAATTCCTTGAGGAGGTCCTATATGAAGCTGTATGTTGATTGCTAATCAACAACAAATAATAGTCCATAATCTTATCCAACATGTCCAGACAAAACATGTGGAAATCAATAATTTTGTCAAAAGTACTCGTATCGTTCTAGTCTGAAAGATTTGTCATTTTGAAGTAGCTGGACTTAAATTTGATGTTCTAAATAATGCTAAGATTTGAGATTCATTTATCAAGAATATCATGACTGTAATAATATCATAAAGGCTTTGCAGATTATTGTGGATCTGAAACAACACTGATATAGTTGTCCCAACTAATAAAGGCTTTAACCTTTATCAAGAATATcatgaatataataataatacaaattttcaaaattcttaactttCCCTGCTGTTGTGGATCCGAAACAACACTTTTTTGCAATGCTTATTGTTGTTTCGGGTGTTTGGAGAGTTATAAGCAGTAAATGTGAATTTGGTAACTGGTTAGGGAAAAATTGTTACTTTTGTATCTGGTAAATTAAGCATATTTCTGACATGATTGGCTTGTTTCATTATCCCTTTTAACttgttattcatatttttttattatatttttctgaTATTCCGAATCAAATCTTCTTTCTTCTGGTGGAACGATGGGTTTATTTTATTCCCTTGTTTCCTGGTTTCTTTAGGGAAGCCTTGTCCACCAGCTGAAGGCTGACTTGGAAAAGTTGCACGGTGAAATAAAACTGCAACTGGTTAGTGTTGATAAATTTTTCTGGCTGCGATcggtatatttttatattttctcattctgttttttttttttatttccacGTCTATCTCTCATTGCATCCATATGATATTTAAGTTTTGGAAACTTCATTTGTTACCCCCATCACATGATAAACTTTGTTGAATTAGTCTTGTCAATAAATTCTGTCTGAGGACACACTTTTTGGTTGCCGATATCTTTTCTTTCATCAAATTAAAGAATCTTTTCCGTTCAATACAGGGGTGAAATTGGATTTATGCATTCCGAAAGCTTTTGATATCTCGCCTTTTCTTTTCTAGTTGAAAACCAATATAATTCTTTGAAAAtattgcattttattttaaaatttttctcttgattCACTGGGGGCAACTCCCCATTCTATACTCTTATCTGTGCCTACTTGACCCATTTCTGTGCCAATATCTTTAGGTGGAACTTGAAGCTGTAAAACTTGAATATGCTAATGCCCAACTGGAATGTAATGCAGCTGATGAACGTGCAAAGCTGTTAGCTTCTGAGGTTATTGGATTGGAAGAGAAGGTGATTCAAAGTCAAAGTATATATCTCCATTGTTATTATGATCAACCTGAGTTATGTTAGGGTAAATGCATGGAGTACGAGTTTGTCGAGGACAAATCTCATAGCAAAGCATGCTTCAGGAATTATACTATGAGTTCAATTAATTTTCATGATGTGGTTTCATGTCTTGTTTGTGATGAACTAAAACCATTACAGTAATAACGAATGCTCAACCGCTCGCTAGCTCTAACTATCAATAGAGTCATTCTTCATTATCTGCATTTACTGGCTGAAATTTTGTGAATGAAATCATTGCTACTTCTCAGCTTTCTTTCTGCTGCCATCTGTTGGGTGGTTGATGATTGAAGTCTTCCAGTTCAACTTTGCTTTGGGCGCACCAGCATGTACTCTCTTTGTTGCATGCTACTGTGAACTAGACCTTTAGATTATCTGGCTAAGAGTTGTCTATATTTATGCATTTGAGTGTAAATGTATAATTCACACAGAGAAACATAGAATATTGATTCATCTAAACTCCCTAACTCCATCATGCTCATATGTTCAGCTATCCTTGGTTATTTCTATTTACTTGTTCTGTGTTCATTCCTGCAATACAGGCATTGCGGTTGAGGTCTAACGAGTTGAAATTGGAGAGGCAGGTAGAAAACTACCAAGCTGAAATTTCTTCTGATAGGTATTGCCATTTCTTTGATCGGTAATGATTTTTCTCCCAATTATTACCCAAGTTTAATGGCCCATATGCTTGTGTTAAGTTGTTTTATGGTTTTTAATTCCTGTGCCTTTCTGAAATCCATAGGAAGAAAATGTCTAGCCTTGAGAAGGAATGTCAGGATCTTCATTCAACCATTAATGCTTTACAAGAAGGTAGAGTACTTATTCTGCTGTGCCTGACTTGCTTTTATACAGAGGAATGTTGTCTATAAATCGCAAGTAAAGAGAATGGAAACTATCTATAAAAATTCAGAAAGTATCTAACATACTTAATCTTTTGTTTGGTTAATATTTAGATCTCTTGGTACCTACTTATTTCCTTTATATTGGTTGAAAATTGTGGCTTTGTAGGGTTTTACTTCCAGTGCTTTCGGAAAATGTATTTAGGAGAATTGACTGAAAATATGGTATATGTCTGATTTTATTTCAGATGAAATGTCTTTTTTTCCCTGTAGGTGTCATACTGTATAAGATATTGTAGGGTGAGTGTTGTCTAATAACGATTTAGGGCGAGTGTTGTCAAATACCGATTTTTAAATTTCGgcttttttaatgatttttaatttaatatattatcatttaaaattttcaatttactTTGATcgaataaaatgttaaaatggaTTATTTTCTGGGAGTGGCTTTGGTGTTGGTTGTTTTAGTGTTTCATTTCGCGTGGTCTTCAAAAACCCAATACAAAATTGTAACTTGCTGTATTATCACGATTTTGGAAAATTTACCCTGATATCCTAAGTATTTGAAATGTAaccttttgtttttgaaatttttttatctgaAGTATTTTTACATTGTCCTTTCTAGTGAATAATTGATTTGCAAGTTTATTAGTTTTTATTGGTGCCAATGCAATTGAAGAGCTTCTTTTTATTGTGTTCAATTGCATTGGAGCCCAGTAATGCTACgtgtattattattttgcacTCAGTTATTTTGTGTTCTAGTCATTTTCCTGGAATCTTTGAAAGAGAAAAATGAAAGATGAACTTAGTTTACTGGTCTGGTTGCTCAGGAAATATGATTTATAGGAAATTTATTGCTGAGTTCGAGTGTAATTTAATCCCATTCAAAAGACATTTGTCTAAGTTACTGTTCTTCGGTTCACTTTCCACTGCCTTCAAGCATCGTGTTATGTATGCTGTAATGGTAACTGGTAGTGTGTTCCTTAGATTTATTTCTTCCTTTTGCGCAGAGAAAAAGATTTTACAGTCCAGATTACTAAAAGCTTCTTCAAGCGAGAAATCCTATGACACAAAAAAGACGCCATCCACTAAAAAAGATGTCTCAACTTCCACAGAGGATCTTGGTATGGAGTTATTAGgtaaaaaactaaataaataatataaaattcttcgAAATCCATCAATCACTGTCATTTTGTTAATCTTCTTCGTCTGCCTTTTCCCTTTATCAATAATCTCCAGAATATTTGATCCTTCTCGTGTAATCTTATTGAAGCGTAGcccacaaaattaaaaaatagatgTCATGTTCTTCAAAgtttagaaaaaaatttgaaggtttaaAAAATCAGCGCAAGCGGTGATTGTGATAGAGATGAAAATTGAAAacagaaaaaaataattgtttaaaaattaaataggtaatgggctgtgttttaaaaattaaaaagactggaattaaaatttattggaCATACTTTGATATGGACgatgaatatatttatatttttttaatttaataaaatggcGGGCTAACCCGACCCAACCTACCATAACACATaactcatattttttttaatttaataaaatggcGGGCTAACCCGACCCAACCTACCATAA
This genomic interval carries:
- the LOC140961473 gene encoding protein BLISTER-like isoform X1, coding for MSLRFESCGVDFCMASPQVLKKQEQLAAGRRKLEEFRRKKALEKAKKATSTSLLDPSDDVSHEKQPSESERLYMDDDSVLTYDTFSVGGLKASGVVENNETNETGIALQNEFGSSGNKIASSSLVNKTGVYSSDLEHSFCHDKQYKNASASLSSLEPRSSGYKSLDRDEKDGSSSLTTSSIGNDSFLAHSVSSVQEASSHFNDHGLDGYPLNISDDLGKDLLLGNSSSSTLFAKRFSSENSVSTLLEDSVGTRDYQGNTSTFSPHQESVHSATSIGQRLSVFPDTGENRIRGSVVHTGSMDHSSSWIRDHINDEFDSDARRSSNNALPPPSVAGKRSRPSFLDSIHISKGPSSPPPHFGESKFDFSSSKVFQKSATSFIDSGKAVESPNHFVEAKNDFFLKTPNEDFSTLEQHIEDLTQEKFSLQRGLEASRALAESLASENSALTDSYNQQGSLVHQLKADLEKLHGEIKLQLVELEAVKLEYANAQLECNAADERAKLLASEVIGLEEKALRLRSNELKLERQVENYQAEISSDRKKMSSLEKECQDLHSTINALQEEKKILQSRLLKASSSEKSYDTKKTPSTKKDVSTSTEDLGMELLDTTMEASNSENLVTASLPGDRYSPQLLLENRLPSLKSLSLIVPSDHMRMIQNINTLIAELAMEKDHLTRALSAESSQSSTLMELNEELTRKLEVQTQRLELLTTQSMTNNKVPPRRPDTRDVRDNIAYADEGDEVVERVLGWIMKLFPGGPSRRTTSKRFSL
- the LOC140961473 gene encoding protein BLISTER-like isoform X2; the encoded protein is MSLRFESCGVDFCMASPQVLKKQEQLAAGRRKLEEFRRKKALEKAKKATSTSLLDPSDDVSHEKQPSESERLYMDDDSVLTYDTFSVGGLKASGVVENNETNETGIALQNEFGSSGNKIASSSLVNKTGVYSSDLEHSFCHDKQYKNASASLSSLEPRSSGYKSLDRDEKDGSSSLTTSSIGNDSFLAHSVSSVQEASSHFNDHGLDGYPLNISDDLGKDLLLGNSSSSTLFAKRFSSENSVSTLLEDSVGTRDYQGNTSTFSPHQESVHSATSIGQRLSVFPDTGENRIRGSVVHTGSMDHSSSWIRDHINDEFDSDARRSSNNALPPPSVAGKRSRPSFLDSIHISKGPSSPPPHFGESKFDFSSSKVFQKSATSFIDSGKAVESPNHFVEAKNDFFLKTPNEDFSTLEQHIEDLTQEKFSLQRGLEASRALAESLASENSALTDSYNQQGSLVHQLKADLEKLHGEIKLQLVELEAVKLEYANAQLECNAADERAKLLASEVIGLEEKALRLRSNELKLERQVENYQAEISSDRKKMSSLEKECQDLHSTINALQEEKKILQSRLLKASSSEKSYDTKKTPSTKKDVSTSTEDLDTTMEASNSENLVTASLPGDRYSPQLLLENRLPSLKSLSLIVPSDHMRMIQNINTLIAELAMEKDHLTRALSAESSQSSTLMELNEELTRKLEVQTQRLELLTTQSMTNNKVPPRRPDTRDVRDNIAYADEGDEVVERVLGWIMKLFPGGPSRRTTSKRFSL